The proteins below are encoded in one region of Salvelinus alpinus chromosome 27, SLU_Salpinus.1, whole genome shotgun sequence:
- the LOC139556647 gene encoding A-kinase anchor protein 12-like isoform X2, which produces MLQQKNGQISISSLNGKADEQTELNGHSEDNTLAEEVDGVSESQKEEVPETMDSLQAVVASQVNREKEENESPDTNNITGPEQKEVEEKPGEANEVGFKKIFNFIGFKFTLKKDKNEKTDPVQMLKLMDKEVEGGTKGSEETKEEAATAEEGKAAEPETATVEADAAETTVEAATPVDAPSKTVDGEAAEKESSDPAATTPRGQDAPMSPFRRFFTQGIFSNQRKKASIKRAKDEEPKEKAAEEKIKKGEEKAEAGVEEKREKAKEEVKEVEPVTTPETETPEASAKEIKEKIQAEFAMETSEAAITDDTKQAEDNVEEAVESDKAPVEVTTEAELFSSQKKVKAQGSPLKKLFTGAGLKKLSTKKQKKDKKDTETKLTGSGEQAAEQLQSSTESAEVQKPDSGASSPEESGEHAIRVEATQAEASQEADEVTSSDEGKKKEGIMPWSSFKKLVTPKKRVKRPSESEDEATVEKAMSATLFSTESAMFVEKKKEEPEITEEEPKNETTEDLEGSTEDPKKMKMDTSLSWEALMCMGGNKKRTRKTSDSEDEETKIEEEAPPTGEEQVKTAESPLGSSGEADQENTVSSPEPSTSPAAGDSTWDTLKRLVTHRKKPKNEEKTDESGGEQVISDSEIPKEESSFSLRKLIPGRRKKKLLSSNLGSGEEDSDTPAVVPLSEYDNEHAESKEEAEAEMIVETKDSEEAAPITQVQLSIEERSPSWISAKAVMENLQEIPHDQLSDIPEEGAATPKSADTTIAEDIAEQTTFLLSCQEQEPELSVAELTANSDAENILEQIPEAVTCQEPELSVSEVTEEMIPATYGETTPLPNEPETESLEVPQEAVELLRDLPSLTSVEIIEIPLEEAASVPEPTPPIEFTETKSKVVLMVHEEIEGSTIYTVLDTKEITKVAVEKLVIPTMECLAEISNGISTETPVEDKADPTEAVDANEDPLFKAQVEQVESIFLEPPSEKTIEDIPDPNIATEGKEHEDEKVTTINNIKMEVEIVEAPAVNENIVDPIVPTVEDSIAANIVYGSETPVIEVKSKEEMAAVEEIAAVEEVNEPAARETVTSLTDANQPTVTEVCEAVIVAPAEEFAIVKETTYLVCPLSESLETQQVEITEAVAVEKVSVAVAEPAGDDQIQVQVTEVGVTEAEETKEAEAMEETGLVIAQVLIQSAVEKVSEAEFEPKAPASANATITTEDALPVQAVATIEKEIELVAEEKPVIAETPVVQVEAPAPETPAEVSATPEAPAEAEKPQKEVHEAVQVIDTVPVSIENTKSIKEVEDVLKAEVEEIKQEVELKQAMEVNVSVEKVVEVEVVTEVEQTESETDGKAEEEIKEVEGNIEALEVQEVPQSEVEEVVKEFQLEVQQAEVIAVVQEVIAEVPTPETAEEKSEATIVTEETPVPDAPTETAEAPAQPEETTAEVVVPQTTQVVIQATEIIEEEIMVEEVVEKDAIVSSPETKEAPAKEDTTDPEQTPDTPTPEPTPDTPAPAPTVANVVETNMKDDSAAVQEQASDGPQTALEEHQTDVSTEAVAAIQDAPVNSMEEEVALAMAVTVASPAEAAAEKSTSVKCAEVMVQVIEEVVKEIKPVS; this is translated from the coding sequence TTGATGGCGTGTCCGAGTCTCAGAAGGAGGAGGTTCCTGAGACGATGGACTCCCTCCAGGCTGTGGTGGCCTCTCAGGTgaacagagagaaggaggagaatgaGTCTCCTGACACCAACAACATCACCGGGCCTGAACAGAAGGAGGTTGAGGAGAAACCGGGCGAGGCCAACGAGGTGGGTTTCAAGAAGATCTTCAATTTCATCGGCTTCAAGTTCACTCTGAAGAAGGACAAAAATGAGAAGACTGACCCGGTGCAGATGCTGAAGTTGATGGACAAGGAAGTGGAAGGAGGGACTAAGGGGTCTGAGGAAACTAAGGAGGAAGCCGCCACTGCAGAGGAGGGGAAGGCAGCTGAGCCAGAGACCGCCACTGTTGAGGCTGACGCCGCTGAAACCACAGTTGAGGCTGCAACTCCAGTGGATGCCCCATCTAAGACTGTGGATGGAGAGGCTGCAGAAAAAGAGTCTTCGGACCCAGCTGCAACTACCCCACGTGGCCAGGACGCCCCCATGTCCCCCTTCAGAAGGTTCTTTACACAGGGAATCTTCTCCAACCAGCGCAAGAAGGCAAGTATCAAAAGAGCCAAAGATGAGGAACCAAAAGAGAAAGCTGCTGAGGAGAAGATaaagaagggagaggagaaagcAGAGGCTGGGGTGGAGGAGAAGCGAGAGAAAGCAAAGGAAGAGGTGAAGGAGGTGGAGCCAGTGACAACACCAGAAACTGAGACACCTGAAGCATCTGCCAAAGAGATCAAAGAGAAGATCCAAGCCGAATTTGCCATGGAAACCTCAGAAGCCGCTATTACTGATGACACCAAACAAGcggaggataatgttgaagaagCTGTGGAATCAGACAAGGCCCCAGTTGAGGTCACCACCGAGGCTGAGCTTTTCTCATCCCAGAAGAAGGTCAAGGCCCAGGGAAGCCCACTGAAAAAGCTCTTTACTGGGGCTGGCCTGAAGAAGCTCTCTACCAAGAAACAGAAGAAAGACAAGAAAGATACGGAGACCAAGCTGACCGGGTCTGGGGAACAGGCGGCTGAACAGCTCCAGTCCTCTACAGAGTCGGCAGAGGTCCAGAAACCTGACAGTGGGGCATCATCTCCAGAGGAGTCTGGTGAGCATGCCATCAGGGTGGAAGCCACCCAAGCTGAGGCAAGCCAAGAGGCTGATGAGGTAACCAGCTCAGACGAAGGGAAGAAGAAAGAAGGTATCATGCCCTGGTCCTCCTTCAAGAAGCTGGTGACACCCAAGAAACGAGTCAAGAGGCCCTCTGAGAGCGAGGACGAGGCAACTGTTGAGAAGGCCATGTCGGCCACCCTGTTCTCCACTGAGAGTGCCATGTTTgtggagaaaaagaaagaggagCCGGAAATCACTGAGGAGGAGCCAAAAAATGAAACCACAGAGGACCTGGAGGGCAGCACAGAGGACCCCAAAAAGATGAAGATGGACACCTCACTCTCCTGGGAGGCCCTGATGTGTATGGGCGGCAACAAGAAGAGGACCAGGAAGACCTCTGACTCTGAAGATGAGGAGACCAAAATCGAAGAGGAGGCACCACCAACTGGGGAAGAGCAGGTTAAGACAGCAGAGTCTCCTCTTGGCAGCTCTGGAGAGGCAGATCAGGAAAACACAGTGTCATCCCCCGAACCATCCACTAGCCCCGCCGCAGGAGACTCCACCTGGGATACTCTCAAGCGTCTTGTCACCCATAGAAAGAAGCCCAAAAACGAGGAGAAGACAGATGAATCTGGTGGCGAACAGGTAATCTCAGACAGTGAAATTCCCAAAGAAGAGTCCTCCTTCTCTCTGAGGAAACTCATTCCCGGACGCAGAAAGAAGAAGCTGCTTTCCTCCAATCTGGGGTCTGGCGAGGAAGATTCCGACACACCAGCCGTGGTCCCTCTTTCAGAGTACGACAACGAGCACGCCGAGAGTAAAGAAGAGGCTGAAGCCGAAATGATAGTGGAGACAAAGGACTCTGAGGAAGCAGCACCAATCACTCAGGTCCAATTGTCCATTGAAGAGAGATCCCCCTCTTGGATCTCAGCCAAGGCGGTCATGGAAAACCTCCAGGAGATTCCACATGATCAGTTGAGTGACATCCCAGAAGAGGGTGCCGCCACCCCCAAATCTGCTGACACCACCATCGCAGAGGACATTGCAGAACAGACCACATTCCTGCTCTCATGCCAAGAGCAGGAACCTGAGTTGTCTGTTGCCGAGCTGACTGCAAATTCTGATGCCGAGAACATTTTAGAGCAGATCCCAGAAGCAGTCACTTGCCAGGAGCCTGAGCTGTCTGTTTCCGAGGTAACTGAAGAGATGATCCCAGCCACGTATGGCGAAACCACCCCTCTGCCCAATGAGCCTGAGACAGAGTCTTTGGAGGTCCCGCAGGAGGCTGTGGAGCTGCTCAGGGATCTTCCAAGCCTGACTTCTGTGGAAATCATAGAGATCCCACTGGAGGAGGCTGCTTCCGTCCCAGAACCCACACCGCCGATCGAGTTCACCGAAACCAAATCAAAGGTTGTCTTGATGGTGCATGAAGAAATCGAGGGTTCCACCATCTACACTGTCCTGGACACCAAGGAGATCACCAAGGTGGCTGTGGAGAAGCTTGTAATTCCCACCATGGAATGTCTAGCTGAGATCAGCAATGGTATATCCACTGAGACGCCGGTAGAAGATAAGGCTGATCCAACTGAGGCGGTTGACGCTAATGAGGACCCACTATTCAAGGCTCAAGTGGAGCAGGTCGAAAGCATATTCCTGGAGCCGCCATCAGAGAAAACTATTGAAGACATCCCAGATCCTAATATAGCCACTGAGGGTAAAGAGCATGAAGATGAAAAGGTCACCACGATCAATAATATCAAGATGGAGGTTGAAATTGTTGAGGCCCCTGCGGTGAATGAGAACATTGTGGACCCCATTGTACCAACTGTCGAAGACTCCATTGCCGCTAACATTGTGTATGGCTCTGAGACACCTGTCATTGAGGTCAAAAGTAAAGAAGAGATGGCTGCCGTCGAAGAGATCGCTGCTGTAGAGGAGGTGAATGAGCCTGCTGCCCGAGAAACGGTCACTTCACTAACTGATGCCAACCAGCCCACAGTCACTGAAGTGTGCGAGGCAGTCATTGTTGCCCCTGCTGAAGAGTTTGCCATTGTAAAGGAGACCACGTACCTCGTCTGCCCACTGTCCGAGTCCTTGGAAACCCAGCAAGTGGAAATCACAGAGGCCGTGGCAGTGGAAAAGGTCTCAGTGGCAGTTGCAGAGCCCGCTGGCGATGACCAAATTCAAGTGCAGGTGACTGAGGTTGGTGTTACAGAGGCTGAAGAGACAAAGGAGGCAGAGGCCATGGAGGAGACGGGCTTGGTCATCGCTCAGGTGCTCATCCAGAGTGCTGTGGAGAAAGTGTCTGAAGCAGAGTTTGAACCCAAAGCGCCTGCCTCTGccaatgctaccatcacaactGAAGATGCACTACCAGTCCAGGCGGTAGCAACGATAGAGAAAGAGATTGAATTAGTAGCAGAGGAGAAACCTGTCATTGCTGAAACTCCTGTAGTCCAAGTTGAGGCACCAGCACCAGAAACCCCAGCAGAGGTGTCTGCTACTCCAGAGGCACCAGCCGAGGCTGAAAAACCACAAAAGGAAGTCCACGAGGCTGTCCAGGTCATTGACACCGTTCCAGTCTCAATTGAAAACACAAAGAGTATCAAGGAGGTGGAGGATGTTCTCAAAGCGGAAGTAGAGGAAATAAAACAGGAAGTGGAATTAAAGCAAGCAATGGAGGTCAATGTAAGTGTGGAGAAAGTTGTAGAGGTTGAAGTTGTAACAGAGGTggaacagacagagagtgagacagatgGAAAGGCAGAGGAGGAGATCAAAGAGGTAGAGGGCAACATCGAGGCATTAGAGGTTCAGGAAGTTCCACAATCTGAGGTAGAGGAAGTAGTTAAGGAATTCCAACTCGAGGTTCAACAAGCTGAGGTAATAGCGGTGGTTCAGGAAGTGATAGCAGAGGTTCCCACTCCAGAGACAGCTGAAGAGAAGTCAGAAGCAACGATTGTGACAGAAGAGACCCCAGTCCCAGATGCCCCCACAGAGACTGCTGAAGCCCCAGCCCAGCCAGAGGAGACAACTGCAGAGGTCGTAGTCCCACAGACCACACAGGTGGTCATACAGGCAACAGAGATCATTGAAGAGGAAAtcatggtggaggaggtggtagaaAAAGATGCCATTGTTAGCTCACCAGAGACAAAGGAAGCCCCGGCCAAAGAAGACACAACAGACCCTGAACAAACGCCAGACACCCCCACCCCTGAACCCACACCAGATACCCCCGCCCCTGCTCCAACTGTCGCCAATGTTGTCGAAACAAACATGAAAGACGACAGTGCCGCAGTTCAGGAACAGGCATCGGACGGCCCCCAGACAGCACTGGAAGAGCATCAAACGGATGTTTCAACAGAGGCTGTGGCTGCCATCCAAGACGCCCCAGTTaacagcatggaagaggaggttgCTCTTGCCATGGCTGTGACAGTTGCCAGCCCAGCGGAGGCAGCGGCAGAGAAGTCGACGTCGGTGAAGTGTGCGGAGGTGATGGTGCAGGTGATTGAGGAGGTGGTGAAGGAGATCAAACCTGTCTCCTAA
- the LOC139556648 gene encoding zinc finger and BTB domain-containing protein 2-like, translated as MELANHGLLLLQQLNAQREFGFLCDCTVVIGDVFFKAHKAVLAAFSNYFRMLFIHQDSDCVRLKAADIQPDIFSYLLNLMYTGKLAPQLIDPARLEQGVKFLHAYPLLQEASQTAFSHPEPSLPFSTALFGIQISDQQVALSDRLPAQRQLSSPFDLDSLPDRKYPSTSAVAASFANHASKLDSSFQEMMAASTSGHLAWYKDKHRGETLTGEAPSSDNSNTILHVKPSIMKRSASFRKHYSCHLCSSRFNQRNLLREHLLQHRQARLPLVAEPSGAHCSVIPGGEATTPEVEEVLLRGGGERSADMTVEMLSDSEQAPLSGSNMDSPRAEMSGWATGCQSQADTPPPSDIADIDNLESADLDHEVKRRKYECSTCGRKFIQKSHWREHMYIHTGKPYKCSACGKSFCRANQAARHMCLSQGIEAYTMVDRQSMELCSAGDDTSQMEVLFLGSARPYKCNVCETTFSSPNEVIKHLCFSQGELAGLGQAGVELLQGEEFPKDEGSDSSGAGPLITPIKTEQVLLE; from the exons ATGGAGTTGGCCAACCATGGTCTTTTGCTCCTGCAGCAGCTCAACGCTCAGAGGGAGTTTGGTTTCCTGTGCGACTGCACCGTTGTCATCGGAGACGTCTTCTTCAAAGCCCACAAGGCAGTACTGGCCGCCTTCTCCAACTACTTCAGAATGCTCTTCATACACCAGGACAG TGATTGCGTACGCCTGAAGGCAGCCGATATCCAGCCAGACATCTTCAGCTACCTCCTCAACCTGATGTACACAGGGAAGCTGGCCCCTCAGCTCATCGACCCAGCCCGGCTGGAACAGGGGGTCAAGTTCCTCCACGCCTACCCCCTCCTCCAGGAGGCCAGCCAGACTGCCTTCTCCCACCCCGAGCCCAGCCTGCCCTTCTCTACTGCCCTTTTTGGCATTCAGATCTCCGACCAGCAGGTGGCGCTGTCCGATAGGCTGCCTGCTCAGCGCCAGCTCTCTTCGCCCTTTGACCTGGACAGCCTCCCTGACAGGAAGTATCCGTCCACGTCTGCTGTAGCAGCGTCTTTCGCCAACCACGCATCCAAGCTGGACTCTTCATTTCAGGAAATGATGGCGGCTTCAACCAGCGGCCACCTGGCCTGGTATAAGGACAAGCATAGAGGTGAAACCCTGACAGGAGAGGCTCCCTCCTCGGATAACTcaaacaccattctccatgtgAAGCCAAGCATCATGAAAAGGAGTGCCTCCTTCAGGAAGCACTACTCCTGCCACCTGTGTAGCAGCCGCTTCAACCAGAGGAACCTGTTGAGGGAGCACCTCCTGCAGCACAGGCAGGCCCGGCTCCCCCTGGTGGCCGAACCCAGCGGCGCACACTGCTCTGTCATCCCAGGAGGAGAAGCCACCACACCAGAGGTAGAGGAGGTGCTGCTAAGGGGAGGTGGAGAACGGTCTGCTGACATGACAGTTGAGATGCTGAGTGACAGCGAGCAAGCACCTCTCTCTGGTTCCAACATGGACTCTCCCAGAGCTGAGATGTCGGGGTGGGCGACGGGGTGTCAGTCCCAGGCCGACACCCCACCCCCTTCAGACATTGCGGATATCGACAACCTTGAGAGTGCTGACCTGGACCACGAGGTGAAGCGCAGAAAGTACGAGTGCTCCACCTGCGGACGCAAGTTCATCCAGAAGAGCCACTGGCGGGAGCACATGTACATACACACGGGAAAGCCCTACAAGTGCAGCGCCTGCGGCAAGAGCTTCTGTCGTGCCAATCAGGCAGCGCGCCACATGTGTCTGAGCCAGGGCATCGAAGCCTACACCATGGTGGACCGGCAGAGTATGGAGCTGTGTTCTGCAGGGGACGACACCAGCcagatggaggtgctgttctTAGGCTCAGCAAGGCCCTACAAGTGTAATGTCTGTGAAACCACCTTTTCCAGCCCCAACGAGGTCATCAAGCACCTGTGCTTCAGCCAAGGGGAGCTAGCAGGCCTGGGGCAGGCAGGGGTGGAGCTGCTGCAGGGGGAGGAGTTTCCCAAAGACGAGGGCTCTGATTCGTCCGGCGCTGGCCCCCTCATTACGCCCATAAAAACTGAGCAGGTCTTGTTGGAGTAG
- the LOC139556647 gene encoding A-kinase anchor protein 12-like isoform X1, with protein MGAQTSAHRDGKSQEDASAENLRSAVHAISEGDSVVESKLQQKNGQISISSLNGKADEQTELNGHSEDNTLAEEVDGVSESQKEEVPETMDSLQAVVASQVNREKEENESPDTNNITGPEQKEVEEKPGEANEVGFKKIFNFIGFKFTLKKDKNEKTDPVQMLKLMDKEVEGGTKGSEETKEEAATAEEGKAAEPETATVEADAAETTVEAATPVDAPSKTVDGEAAEKESSDPAATTPRGQDAPMSPFRRFFTQGIFSNQRKKASIKRAKDEEPKEKAAEEKIKKGEEKAEAGVEEKREKAKEEVKEVEPVTTPETETPEASAKEIKEKIQAEFAMETSEAAITDDTKQAEDNVEEAVESDKAPVEVTTEAELFSSQKKVKAQGSPLKKLFTGAGLKKLSTKKQKKDKKDTETKLTGSGEQAAEQLQSSTESAEVQKPDSGASSPEESGEHAIRVEATQAEASQEADEVTSSDEGKKKEGIMPWSSFKKLVTPKKRVKRPSESEDEATVEKAMSATLFSTESAMFVEKKKEEPEITEEEPKNETTEDLEGSTEDPKKMKMDTSLSWEALMCMGGNKKRTRKTSDSEDEETKIEEEAPPTGEEQVKTAESPLGSSGEADQENTVSSPEPSTSPAAGDSTWDTLKRLVTHRKKPKNEEKTDESGGEQVISDSEIPKEESSFSLRKLIPGRRKKKLLSSNLGSGEEDSDTPAVVPLSEYDNEHAESKEEAEAEMIVETKDSEEAAPITQVQLSIEERSPSWISAKAVMENLQEIPHDQLSDIPEEGAATPKSADTTIAEDIAEQTTFLLSCQEQEPELSVAELTANSDAENILEQIPEAVTCQEPELSVSEVTEEMIPATYGETTPLPNEPETESLEVPQEAVELLRDLPSLTSVEIIEIPLEEAASVPEPTPPIEFTETKSKVVLMVHEEIEGSTIYTVLDTKEITKVAVEKLVIPTMECLAEISNGISTETPVEDKADPTEAVDANEDPLFKAQVEQVESIFLEPPSEKTIEDIPDPNIATEGKEHEDEKVTTINNIKMEVEIVEAPAVNENIVDPIVPTVEDSIAANIVYGSETPVIEVKSKEEMAAVEEIAAVEEVNEPAARETVTSLTDANQPTVTEVCEAVIVAPAEEFAIVKETTYLVCPLSESLETQQVEITEAVAVEKVSVAVAEPAGDDQIQVQVTEVGVTEAEETKEAEAMEETGLVIAQVLIQSAVEKVSEAEFEPKAPASANATITTEDALPVQAVATIEKEIELVAEEKPVIAETPVVQVEAPAPETPAEVSATPEAPAEAEKPQKEVHEAVQVIDTVPVSIENTKSIKEVEDVLKAEVEEIKQEVELKQAMEVNVSVEKVVEVEVVTEVEQTESETDGKAEEEIKEVEGNIEALEVQEVPQSEVEEVVKEFQLEVQQAEVIAVVQEVIAEVPTPETAEEKSEATIVTEETPVPDAPTETAEAPAQPEETTAEVVVPQTTQVVIQATEIIEEEIMVEEVVEKDAIVSSPETKEAPAKEDTTDPEQTPDTPTPEPTPDTPAPAPTVANVVETNMKDDSAAVQEQASDGPQTALEEHQTDVSTEAVAAIQDAPVNSMEEEVALAMAVTVASPAEAAAEKSTSVKCAEVMVQVIEEVVKEIKPVS; from the coding sequence TTGATGGCGTGTCCGAGTCTCAGAAGGAGGAGGTTCCTGAGACGATGGACTCCCTCCAGGCTGTGGTGGCCTCTCAGGTgaacagagagaaggaggagaatgaGTCTCCTGACACCAACAACATCACCGGGCCTGAACAGAAGGAGGTTGAGGAGAAACCGGGCGAGGCCAACGAGGTGGGTTTCAAGAAGATCTTCAATTTCATCGGCTTCAAGTTCACTCTGAAGAAGGACAAAAATGAGAAGACTGACCCGGTGCAGATGCTGAAGTTGATGGACAAGGAAGTGGAAGGAGGGACTAAGGGGTCTGAGGAAACTAAGGAGGAAGCCGCCACTGCAGAGGAGGGGAAGGCAGCTGAGCCAGAGACCGCCACTGTTGAGGCTGACGCCGCTGAAACCACAGTTGAGGCTGCAACTCCAGTGGATGCCCCATCTAAGACTGTGGATGGAGAGGCTGCAGAAAAAGAGTCTTCGGACCCAGCTGCAACTACCCCACGTGGCCAGGACGCCCCCATGTCCCCCTTCAGAAGGTTCTTTACACAGGGAATCTTCTCCAACCAGCGCAAGAAGGCAAGTATCAAAAGAGCCAAAGATGAGGAACCAAAAGAGAAAGCTGCTGAGGAGAAGATaaagaagggagaggagaaagcAGAGGCTGGGGTGGAGGAGAAGCGAGAGAAAGCAAAGGAAGAGGTGAAGGAGGTGGAGCCAGTGACAACACCAGAAACTGAGACACCTGAAGCATCTGCCAAAGAGATCAAAGAGAAGATCCAAGCCGAATTTGCCATGGAAACCTCAGAAGCCGCTATTACTGATGACACCAAACAAGcggaggataatgttgaagaagCTGTGGAATCAGACAAGGCCCCAGTTGAGGTCACCACCGAGGCTGAGCTTTTCTCATCCCAGAAGAAGGTCAAGGCCCAGGGAAGCCCACTGAAAAAGCTCTTTACTGGGGCTGGCCTGAAGAAGCTCTCTACCAAGAAACAGAAGAAAGACAAGAAAGATACGGAGACCAAGCTGACCGGGTCTGGGGAACAGGCGGCTGAACAGCTCCAGTCCTCTACAGAGTCGGCAGAGGTCCAGAAACCTGACAGTGGGGCATCATCTCCAGAGGAGTCTGGTGAGCATGCCATCAGGGTGGAAGCCACCCAAGCTGAGGCAAGCCAAGAGGCTGATGAGGTAACCAGCTCAGACGAAGGGAAGAAGAAAGAAGGTATCATGCCCTGGTCCTCCTTCAAGAAGCTGGTGACACCCAAGAAACGAGTCAAGAGGCCCTCTGAGAGCGAGGACGAGGCAACTGTTGAGAAGGCCATGTCGGCCACCCTGTTCTCCACTGAGAGTGCCATGTTTgtggagaaaaagaaagaggagCCGGAAATCACTGAGGAGGAGCCAAAAAATGAAACCACAGAGGACCTGGAGGGCAGCACAGAGGACCCCAAAAAGATGAAGATGGACACCTCACTCTCCTGGGAGGCCCTGATGTGTATGGGCGGCAACAAGAAGAGGACCAGGAAGACCTCTGACTCTGAAGATGAGGAGACCAAAATCGAAGAGGAGGCACCACCAACTGGGGAAGAGCAGGTTAAGACAGCAGAGTCTCCTCTTGGCAGCTCTGGAGAGGCAGATCAGGAAAACACAGTGTCATCCCCCGAACCATCCACTAGCCCCGCCGCAGGAGACTCCACCTGGGATACTCTCAAGCGTCTTGTCACCCATAGAAAGAAGCCCAAAAACGAGGAGAAGACAGATGAATCTGGTGGCGAACAGGTAATCTCAGACAGTGAAATTCCCAAAGAAGAGTCCTCCTTCTCTCTGAGGAAACTCATTCCCGGACGCAGAAAGAAGAAGCTGCTTTCCTCCAATCTGGGGTCTGGCGAGGAAGATTCCGACACACCAGCCGTGGTCCCTCTTTCAGAGTACGACAACGAGCACGCCGAGAGTAAAGAAGAGGCTGAAGCCGAAATGATAGTGGAGACAAAGGACTCTGAGGAAGCAGCACCAATCACTCAGGTCCAATTGTCCATTGAAGAGAGATCCCCCTCTTGGATCTCAGCCAAGGCGGTCATGGAAAACCTCCAGGAGATTCCACATGATCAGTTGAGTGACATCCCAGAAGAGGGTGCCGCCACCCCCAAATCTGCTGACACCACCATCGCAGAGGACATTGCAGAACAGACCACATTCCTGCTCTCATGCCAAGAGCAGGAACCTGAGTTGTCTGTTGCCGAGCTGACTGCAAATTCTGATGCCGAGAACATTTTAGAGCAGATCCCAGAAGCAGTCACTTGCCAGGAGCCTGAGCTGTCTGTTTCCGAGGTAACTGAAGAGATGATCCCAGCCACGTATGGCGAAACCACCCCTCTGCCCAATGAGCCTGAGACAGAGTCTTTGGAGGTCCCGCAGGAGGCTGTGGAGCTGCTCAGGGATCTTCCAAGCCTGACTTCTGTGGAAATCATAGAGATCCCACTGGAGGAGGCTGCTTCCGTCCCAGAACCCACACCGCCGATCGAGTTCACCGAAACCAAATCAAAGGTTGTCTTGATGGTGCATGAAGAAATCGAGGGTTCCACCATCTACACTGTCCTGGACACCAAGGAGATCACCAAGGTGGCTGTGGAGAAGCTTGTAATTCCCACCATGGAATGTCTAGCTGAGATCAGCAATGGTATATCCACTGAGACGCCGGTAGAAGATAAGGCTGATCCAACTGAGGCGGTTGACGCTAATGAGGACCCACTATTCAAGGCTCAAGTGGAGCAGGTCGAAAGCATATTCCTGGAGCCGCCATCAGAGAAAACTATTGAAGACATCCCAGATCCTAATATAGCCACTGAGGGTAAAGAGCATGAAGATGAAAAGGTCACCACGATCAATAATATCAAGATGGAGGTTGAAATTGTTGAGGCCCCTGCGGTGAATGAGAACATTGTGGACCCCATTGTACCAACTGTCGAAGACTCCATTGCCGCTAACATTGTGTATGGCTCTGAGACACCTGTCATTGAGGTCAAAAGTAAAGAAGAGATGGCTGCCGTCGAAGAGATCGCTGCTGTAGAGGAGGTGAATGAGCCTGCTGCCCGAGAAACGGTCACTTCACTAACTGATGCCAACCAGCCCACAGTCACTGAAGTGTGCGAGGCAGTCATTGTTGCCCCTGCTGAAGAGTTTGCCATTGTAAAGGAGACCACGTACCTCGTCTGCCCACTGTCCGAGTCCTTGGAAACCCAGCAAGTGGAAATCACAGAGGCCGTGGCAGTGGAAAAGGTCTCAGTGGCAGTTGCAGAGCCCGCTGGCGATGACCAAATTCAAGTGCAGGTGACTGAGGTTGGTGTTACAGAGGCTGAAGAGACAAAGGAGGCAGAGGCCATGGAGGAGACGGGCTTGGTCATCGCTCAGGTGCTCATCCAGAGTGCTGTGGAGAAAGTGTCTGAAGCAGAGTTTGAACCCAAAGCGCCTGCCTCTGccaatgctaccatcacaactGAAGATGCACTACCAGTCCAGGCGGTAGCAACGATAGAGAAAGAGATTGAATTAGTAGCAGAGGAGAAACCTGTCATTGCTGAAACTCCTGTAGTCCAAGTTGAGGCACCAGCACCAGAAACCCCAGCAGAGGTGTCTGCTACTCCAGAGGCACCAGCCGAGGCTGAAAAACCACAAAAGGAAGTCCACGAGGCTGTCCAGGTCATTGACACCGTTCCAGTCTCAATTGAAAACACAAAGAGTATCAAGGAGGTGGAGGATGTTCTCAAAGCGGAAGTAGAGGAAATAAAACAGGAAGTGGAATTAAAGCAAGCAATGGAGGTCAATGTAAGTGTGGAGAAAGTTGTAGAGGTTGAAGTTGTAACAGAGGTggaacagacagagagtgagacagatgGAAAGGCAGAGGAGGAGATCAAAGAGGTAGAGGGCAACATCGAGGCATTAGAGGTTCAGGAAGTTCCACAATCTGAGGTAGAGGAAGTAGTTAAGGAATTCCAACTCGAGGTTCAACAAGCTGAGGTAATAGCGGTGGTTCAGGAAGTGATAGCAGAGGTTCCCACTCCAGAGACAGCTGAAGAGAAGTCAGAAGCAACGATTGTGACAGAAGAGACCCCAGTCCCAGATGCCCCCACAGAGACTGCTGAAGCCCCAGCCCAGCCAGAGGAGACAACTGCAGAGGTCGTAGTCCCACAGACCACACAGGTGGTCATACAGGCAACAGAGATCATTGAAGAGGAAAtcatggtggaggaggtggtagaaAAAGATGCCATTGTTAGCTCACCAGAGACAAAGGAAGCCCCGGCCAAAGAAGACACAACAGACCCTGAACAAACGCCAGACACCCCCACCCCTGAACCCACACCAGATACCCCCGCCCCTGCTCCAACTGTCGCCAATGTTGTCGAAACAAACATGAAAGACGACAGTGCCGCAGTTCAGGAACAGGCATCGGACGGCCCCCAGACAGCACTGGAAGAGCATCAAACGGATGTTTCAACAGAGGCTGTGGCTGCCATCCAAGACGCCCCAGTTaacagcatggaagaggaggttgCTCTTGCCATGGCTGTGACAGTTGCCAGCCCAGCGGAGGCAGCGGCAGAGAAGTCGACGTCGGTGAAGTGTGCGGAGGTGATGGTGCAGGTGATTGAGGAGGTGGTGAAGGAGATCAAACCTGTCTCCTAA